From a region of the Sporosarcina ureilytica genome:
- a CDS encoding chemotaxis protein CheW: MTEIAQQEITKVIIFELMDKEYAIEIDVVQGIERVMSITRVPKTPSYVKGVINLRGVVTPIIDLRERFLLEPKEMDDRTRIIIVTLENYDVGLIVDGANDVIDLPLKAIEPQPQVVGSVASEFISGVAKVEERLFVLLELSKVLEPIKAEVK, from the coding sequence GTGACTGAAATTGCCCAGCAAGAGATAACTAAAGTCATTATATTCGAACTGATGGATAAAGAATATGCAATTGAGATTGATGTCGTTCAAGGAATTGAGCGAGTGATGTCCATTACACGGGTGCCAAAAACTCCTTCTTATGTGAAAGGCGTTATCAATTTAAGAGGGGTCGTCACACCGATTATAGATTTACGTGAACGCTTTCTGTTAGAACCTAAAGAAATGGATGATAGAACAAGAATTATTATCGTTACACTAGAAAACTACGATGTAGGGCTCATTGTAGACGGGGCGAATGATGTAATAGATTTGCCGCTTAAAGCGATTGAACCTCAACCGCAAGTCGTAGGTTCAGTAGCTTCGGAGTTTATTTCAGGTGTTGCAAAAGTAGAGGAGCGTTTATTTGTACTGCTAGAACTGTCAAAAGTATTAGAACCGATAAAGGCTGAAGTTAAATGA
- a CDS encoding chemotaxis protein CheA, protein MDTNQYLEMFLDESREHLQSCNQYLLKLESNPDDLTIVNEVFRAAHTLKGMSATMGYTDIADLTHVMENVLDAIRNAKLQVTAEMLDYVFEAVGYLGEMVQDIEAGGTGEKDVTDLVEQLTRIESGERTIKSSQSEVAATVIEENSEATTLQYDEFETTVITQSFDQGYQVFEVKVTLREDCLLKAARVFMVFEILENNGDIIKSVPSVEKLEEEAFDQEFTVVMITNEEAEGIQSKIMKVSEVDSVHITAISKQSLEDGKRHQEEKIARTAKETKQSSDVTKKDKKERPAQTPAANRTIRVNIERLDVLMNLFEELVIDRGRLQSISTELHHPELTETVERITRVSGDLQNIILNMRMIPVETVFNRFPTMVRQLARELNKKVKLQIVGAETELDRTVIDEIGDPLVHLIRNALDHGVETPEERVANGKPEEGTVKLSAYHSGNNVFIELEDDGAGVNRERVLAKAVANGIVTEEDAETLSDKQVAELILASGFSTAETVSDVSGRGVGLDVVRNTIESLGGHITIESTEGQGSLFQVQLPLTLSIISVMLVELDSEVYAIPLSSIIETAIIHQSDVMNAHSQRVIDFRGNIIPLLDLKEVFELTEEQAADEDYQSVVIIRKGDKLAALKVDSFIGQQEIVLKGLGNYLTNVFAISGATILGDGKVALIVDCNALIK, encoded by the coding sequence ATGGATACAAATCAATACTTAGAAATGTTTTTAGATGAAAGTAGAGAACATCTTCAATCTTGTAATCAATATCTACTTAAACTTGAAAGTAATCCAGATGATTTAACGATTGTGAATGAAGTTTTCCGTGCAGCTCATACATTGAAAGGGATGTCCGCAACGATGGGCTATACCGATATCGCGGATTTAACCCACGTGATGGAAAACGTGTTGGATGCGATTCGGAATGCTAAATTACAAGTAACTGCAGAAATGTTGGATTACGTTTTTGAAGCTGTCGGTTATTTAGGAGAAATGGTTCAAGATATTGAAGCAGGTGGTACTGGTGAAAAAGATGTCACCGACCTTGTGGAACAATTAACTAGAATTGAGTCAGGTGAACGAACTATAAAAAGTAGTCAGTCAGAAGTTGCAGCGACCGTTATAGAAGAAAACAGTGAAGCTACAACTCTTCAATATGATGAATTTGAAACGACAGTGATTACACAATCATTTGACCAAGGTTATCAGGTGTTTGAAGTAAAAGTAACACTCCGGGAGGATTGTTTATTAAAAGCTGCAAGAGTTTTTATGGTGTTTGAAATCCTTGAAAACAACGGAGATATTATTAAGTCAGTCCCATCCGTTGAAAAATTAGAAGAAGAAGCTTTTGACCAAGAATTTACAGTGGTCATGATTACAAATGAAGAGGCTGAAGGTATTCAGTCTAAAATTATGAAAGTATCTGAAGTAGATAGCGTGCACATCACGGCAATTTCAAAGCAATCTTTAGAGGATGGAAAGCGTCATCAAGAGGAAAAAATCGCGAGAACCGCTAAAGAAACCAAGCAATCCTCAGATGTCACAAAGAAAGATAAAAAAGAGCGACCAGCACAAACACCAGCGGCGAATAGAACGATACGGGTCAACATCGAAAGATTAGATGTACTGATGAACTTGTTTGAAGAGCTCGTCATTGATCGTGGTCGATTACAATCTATTTCAACTGAACTTCATCATCCCGAGTTAACAGAAACCGTTGAACGAATTACGAGAGTTTCGGGAGACTTACAAAACATTATTTTGAATATGCGTATGATTCCTGTTGAAACCGTATTTAACCGCTTTCCAACAATGGTAAGGCAACTTGCAAGAGAGTTAAATAAGAAAGTGAAACTACAAATCGTTGGGGCGGAAACGGAACTTGACCGGACAGTTATCGATGAAATTGGCGATCCACTTGTTCATCTTATCCGAAATGCTTTAGACCATGGTGTAGAGACACCTGAGGAACGAGTCGCAAATGGAAAACCTGAAGAAGGAACTGTTAAGTTAAGCGCTTATCATTCAGGCAATAACGTGTTTATTGAACTAGAGGACGATGGGGCGGGTGTAAACCGTGAGCGAGTACTTGCGAAAGCGGTAGCAAATGGCATTGTCACGGAAGAAGATGCCGAAACACTATCGGACAAGCAAGTAGCGGAACTGATTTTGGCATCCGGTTTTTCGACAGCTGAAACAGTATCAGATGTATCTGGTCGTGGCGTCGGATTAGACGTTGTGCGAAATACAATCGAATCCTTGGGTGGACATATTACGATAGAGTCGACAGAAGGGCAAGGTTCTTTATTCCAAGTCCAATTGCCACTTACATTATCTATTATTTCAGTCATGCTTGTAGAGTTAGATAGCGAGGTATATGCAATTCCTTTATCATCAATTATTGAAACAGCGATTATTCATCAGTCTGATGTGATGAATGCACATTCGCAGCGAGTGATTGATTTTAGAGGAAACATTATTCCACTCCTAGATCTAAAAGAGGTTTTTGAATTAACAGAAGAGCAAGCAGCGGATGAAGATTATCAATCTGTTGTCATTATCCGAAAAGGAGACAAGCTTGCTGCGCTAAAAGTAGATTCATTTATAGGCCAACAAGAAATTGTGTTGAAGGGTTTAGGCAATTATTTGACGAATGTATTTGCGATTTCTGGTGCCACAATTTTAGGTGATGGTAAAGTTGCATTAATCGTTGACTGTAATGCATTAATTAAATAG
- a CDS encoding protein-glutamate methylesterase/protein-glutamine glutaminase, which yields MTIFNKKALVVDDSAFMRKLITDILNSHPKIDVVGVARNGKDALDKIAILKPDVITLDIEMPIMDGLEALRVIMKKHPTPVVMLSSTTKKGAENTMLAMEYGAVDFIAKPGGAISLNLGDVKDEIIEKVVAAANVPMSKINRIPTNSEESKTRNEIQFIQKTPVTSNVVNQVQPTNVQSNQVPRFTSRGKKIVVVGTSTGGPRALQKVLTQLPKEIDAPILIVQHMPPGFTKSLADRLNNLCEITVKEAENGDLLENGTAYLAPGGQHFTVRKLGMSFVAQIDDIEPPRLGHRPSVDVLFESVAKNRSLKCLAVIMTGMGNDGLEGVKRLKECCETITIAESIETSVVYGMPRAIVENDLADEVAKLENIGITISEIIQS from the coding sequence CTGACTATATTTAACAAGAAGGCACTTGTTGTTGATGATTCCGCTTTTATGCGAAAGCTCATTACGGATATTCTAAATAGTCATCCTAAAATTGATGTTGTAGGTGTAGCAAGAAATGGAAAAGATGCACTTGATAAAATCGCAATTTTAAAACCTGATGTCATCACTTTAGATATAGAAATGCCAATAATGGACGGGCTTGAAGCGTTAAGGGTAATTATGAAAAAGCATCCAACTCCAGTCGTCATGCTATCGAGTACGACAAAAAAAGGTGCAGAAAATACAATGCTTGCAATGGAATATGGGGCAGTGGATTTTATTGCTAAACCAGGAGGCGCTATTTCGTTAAATCTTGGTGATGTGAAAGATGAAATTATCGAAAAAGTAGTAGCAGCGGCAAATGTGCCAATGTCTAAGATAAATCGCATTCCAACGAATAGTGAAGAGTCAAAGACGAGGAATGAGATTCAATTTATCCAAAAAACACCCGTAACGTCCAATGTAGTCAATCAAGTTCAACCAACGAACGTACAAAGCAATCAGGTACCAAGATTTACATCGAGAGGCAAAAAAATTGTTGTAGTGGGTACATCAACAGGGGGACCTCGCGCATTACAAAAAGTGTTGACACAGTTGCCGAAAGAGATAGATGCACCGATTTTAATCGTTCAACATATGCCCCCAGGTTTCACAAAATCATTAGCAGATCGTCTTAATAATTTATGTGAAATCACGGTAAAGGAAGCAGAAAATGGCGACTTACTAGAAAATGGAACGGCTTATCTTGCGCCAGGCGGTCAGCATTTTACTGTTCGAAAGTTAGGGATGTCGTTTGTTGCGCAAATAGACGACATAGAGCCGCCGCGCTTAGGTCATCGCCCATCTGTAGATGTATTATTTGAATCAGTAGCAAAGAATCGTAGTTTAAAATGTTTGGCTGTCATTATGACAGGCATGGGAAATGATGGTTTGGAAGGTGTAAAGCGTTTAAAAGAATGTTGTGAAACGATCACCATCGCAGAATCAATAGAGACAAGTGTTGTCTATGGCATGCCGCGGGCGATTGTCGAGAATGATCTTGCGGATGAAGTCGCCAAACTAGAAAATATCGGTATAACAATTAGCGAGATTATTCAATCATGA